CGTTTCTGTTCCTGAGACAAGAAATGTTCCACAAGACCAAATTGACTGGAGTTTTGCCCCTGGAACTTCTGCATCTTCTAGAAATCATTCATTTACTTCTCGGATTGGCCCAGGTTCTGGTGTGCGTGCATCTCCCGTAGTCTTGTTGCCTCATCAGATACAAAGATCTCAAGCCCATCAGAGATTCTCGGAATTTTTGCCTTGGAATGCCCCTCCACGGATTGAATCTGATTCCGGAGTTCGGAGAAGTCCTTTTGTGCCTTTCCCTTCTACCTCATTTTCAGCAGATGAGGCACCAAGTACTAGTCTAGGACAGCATCAGTCAGATCAGTGGCCAGCAGCGTTCTCGATTGATACGACAAGTGATGATGCTCATGGTTGGAATGCTTTAGCTGCTGTTGAGGGAAGGCATAGACTGGTATGTGTCCTTTATTGAAGTTGTAACGGATGTGATGAATACTTAAAATCTTCAAACAGAAAATTCCTTTGTTTTCTTTAAACATATTTGCGCTCTGAAAATCCTGTGACCTGCACCGATGGCAGCAACTTTTCATAGAGTAATTCATAGTTTTATATAATAAACCTTCTAAGTTATATATCTCGACCGTAAGTATTACTTTATTTCTGATCATATCATTGATCCACGTACACATACTTATTTTTGCTTACTCGGATGTAAGTTTTTTCATTGCAAACTGGCTGCTCTTTGTTTCTCTCATTCATTCTGCCTTATCGAGTCTTCCTATTTGTGGAGGCATAGAGTGAGGCATTTTGTGTTCAATTCTTGGGAAATCTGACCATTTATGAAGATCCCATTTAATCAATTGAGAAGTCCTTTTAGCATATCCTGtgattgcatatattttattattcattctTTTAACTAATTGTGCCTACTTGGTTCGTTTGTGCTTGTAATGTGATTCCTGTGAGTTCCAGTGGTTTGCGCTAATTACACTTTGTCCTATTTGATTTAGCAGATCCGTCAAGTCTTGA
This region of Primulina huaijiensis isolate GDHJ02 unplaced genomic scaffold, ASM1229523v2 scaffold207956, whole genome shotgun sequence genomic DNA includes:
- the LOC140966776 gene encoding E3 ubiquitin-protein ligase MBR2-like produces the protein SVPETRNVPQDQIDWSFAPGTSASSRNHSFTSRIGPGSGVRASPVVLLPHQIQRSQAHQRFSEFLPWNAPPRIESDSGVRRSPFVPFPSTSFSADEAPSTSLGQHQSDQWPAAFSIDTTSDDAHGWNALAAVEGRHRLQIRQVLSAMRRGVHLQPEDYMLIDPFINGFVEMHDRHRDMRLDVDNMSYEELLALEERIGNVSTGLSEDKIFTSMKQRKHRVFGVALNLVPCCICQEEYIDGDDIGISDCGHEFHVNCIKQWLTLKNLCPICKTTALEV